The Zerene cesonia ecotype Mississippi chromosome 19, Zerene_cesonia_1.1, whole genome shotgun sequence genome has a window encoding:
- the LOC119834213 gene encoding prostaglandin reductase 1-like, whose translation MVKARKYVVKKHFEGIPKREDFEIVEYDLPPLQNGELLVKAEWVSVDPYQRAYNSKYPVPYDQFGFIVGEVEDTRNPRFTIGTKVVTHNGWCDYCVVNPNESKGMFDFVYKLPDLKGLSPSVGIGAAGMVGITAYFGFLEICQPKAGETVVVTGAAGAVGSIVGQIAKIKGCKVIGFAGTDDKVAWLQNELGFDKAYNYKTCNVNEVLKVAAPNGVDCYFDNVGGEMSSIIIGHMNDFGRVSVCGSISAYNDDVSQLPRAPILQFHVVMKQLKIEGFLVHRWLNRWPEAIEELCKWVFEGKIKTKEHITEGFDNIFNAFVGMLAGDNTGKALVKL comes from the coding sequence ATGGTTAAGGCTCGTAAATATGTTGTGAAAAAGCATTTCGAAGGAATCCCTAAACGTGAAGATTTCGAAATTGTGGAGTACGATCTTCCGCCCTTGCAAAATGGAGAACTTCTTGTCAAGGCCGAATGGGTGAGTGTCGATCCATACCAGAGAGCCTATAATAGTAAGTATCCGGTACCATATGATCAATTTGGTTTCATTGTGGGAGAAGTGGAAGACACAAGAAACCCTCGATTCACCATAGGTACAAAAGTTGTTACACATAATGGTTGGTGTGATTACTGTGTTGTAAACCCCAATGAATCCAAAGGTATGTTTGACTTTGTGTACAAACTGCCTGATTTAAAAGGTTTGTCCCCATCTGTTGGCATTGGGGCAGCCGGTATGGTTGGAATAACAGCATATTTTGGGTTCCTTGAAATATGTCAACCTAAAGCTGGAGAAACTGTTGTTGTGACTGGTGCAGCTGGTGCAGTTGGTTCCATTGTGGGGCAAATTGCTAAAATTAAAGGGTGCAAGGTTATCGGATTTGCAGGAACAGATGATAAAGTTGCATGGCTCCAGAACGAGCTAGGATTTGATAAGGCGTACAATTACAAGACTTGTAATGTTAATGAGGTACTTAAAGTTGCTGCTCCGAATGGTGTAGACTGTTACTTTGACAATGTTGGCGGAGAAATGAGCAGTATAATCATCGGTCATATGAATGATTTCGGCAGAGTGTCTGTATGCGGTAGTATAAGTGCGTATAACGATGATGTTTCCCAGTTACCACGGGCTCCCATTTTACAATTCCACGTTGTTATGAAGCAATTGAAAATCGAAGGATTTTTGGTTCACCGTTGGCTTAACCGTTGGCCAGAGGCAATAGAAGAGCTTTGTAAATGGGTTTTTGaaggtaaaattaaaacaaaagaacatATAACTGAAGGGTTTGACAACATATTCAATGCCTTTGTTGGAATGTTAGCTGGTGATAATACCGGCAAGGCGTTAGTGAAACTATAA